CCACCGCCGCCCTCGTCCGCGAGATTCTCGAACGGCGGGACGGAAGCGACCCCCACCGCCTCGGCAGTACCAGTGGCAGCAGCAGCCCCGCCGCTTACGGCCACACCCCCACCCTCACCGGCCACGTCATCCCCCTCCGCATCCCCTACGACATCCGCGCCGAAGTCGTCGCCGACACCCTCGTCCGGGTGATCGCCACCCAGGGCGGCCGCGCCGAAGTCGACCACGCGCGGCCCGGAGAGCCCGTGGACCTGCGGCCCGTCCCCGCCCCGGAGGATCCCGCCCCCCTCGGCCCCGACGCCGCCCGCTGGGCTCTGCTGTACCCCGCCGCCCACGACCGGCCCCGGATCACCGCCGACCATCTCCTTCAGCGCGAGAGCAACCCCCTCTTCCGCGTCCGCTACGCCCACGCCCGTGCCCGCGCGCTCACCCGCAACGCCGCCCGGTTGGGTTTTGAGGCCGTCCCCGGCGACGTCTCCGACACGGCTCGTCTGGCATTCGACGACACGGCCCGTCTCGCATTCGACGGCACGCCCCGTCCCGCATTCGACGGCGCCCCCGGTCACGTACCCGATGCGACGCCGCTGGTGCCTGGCGCGGCCTCCCACGTCTCCGACGCGACCCCCCTCCTCCGCGCCCTAGCCGGATACCCCACCGCCCTCACCCAGGCGGCCGCCCACCGCGCGCCCGACCGGCTCGCCCGGCACCTTGTCGGCGTTGCCGATGCCCTGCTCGCCTTTCAGCACACCGTGCTCC
The Streptomyces sp. CGMCC 4.7035 DNA segment above includes these coding regions:
- the nrtL gene encoding ArgS-related anticodon-binding protein NrtL, coding for MTPVELSRTVLRAVRRAVDDGELSVPVPARAVVTPPGPGGCGDYATNIALQLARPAGKPPLDVAEILRPRLRDTAGVADVEITGPGFLNIHLERATATAALVREILERRDGSDPHRLGSTSGSSSPAAYGHTPTLTGHVIPLRIPYDIRAEVVADTLVRVIATQGGRAEVDHARPGEPVDLRPVPAPEDPAPLGPDAARWALLYPAAHDRPRITADHLLQRESNPLFRVRYAHARARALTRNAARLGFEAVPGDVSDTARLAFDDTARLAFDGTPRPAFDGAPGHVPDATPLVPGAASHVSDATPLLRALAGYPTALTQAAAHRAPDRLARHLVGVADALLAFQHTVLPLGDEKPSAAHRARLALAEAAGTVLAGGLSLLGISAPDYL